In one Nicotiana tomentosiformis chromosome 6, ASM39032v3, whole genome shotgun sequence genomic region, the following are encoded:
- the LOC138894231 gene encoding uncharacterized protein has translation MTLVMPRLEWRGSLDYVPSRVISHLKAQQMVEKGCLAYLNFVRDVSAYTPTIKSILVVKDFPDVFPVDLSGMTPDMDIDFGIDLVPGTQPISISPYRMAPIKLKELKEELQGLLDKGFIRPSISP, from the coding sequence atgACATTGGTGAtgccgaggttggagtggagaggctccctggattatgttcctagtagggtgatttcacatttgaaggctcaacagatggttgagaagggatgtttggcgtACTTGaactttgtgagggatgttagtgcttaTACTCCAACTATCAAGTCAATTCTTGTAGTGaaagactttccagatgtgtttccagtagacctgtcgggcatgacACCCGAcatggacattgattttggtattgacctggtgccgggcactcagcccatctctatttcaccgtatcgcatggcaccTATAAagctgaaggagttgaaggaagaGTTGCAGGGGCTActagataagggcttcatcaggcctaGTATTTCACCTTGA